Proteins encoded in a region of the Oncorhynchus clarkii lewisi isolate Uvic-CL-2024 chromosome 18, UVic_Ocla_1.0, whole genome shotgun sequence genome:
- the LOC139373567 gene encoding membrane progestin receptor alpha-B-like, with protein MHCCQSPETIQPATTTVPPSIRPSLMATIVMDRIGRLFINLQQVRAVPQMLTEVAPSMPGTLRDTEVPGFFRERYIHAGYRPLHQGWRYYFLSLFQRHNETINVWTHLLGSLLVLVKFLQLAETVDFIHDAHAWPLLILLLSSLAYMACSTVAHLLAAKSEFYHYCFFFLDYVGVAQYQYGSAVAHFYYAVEPDYHQWVSSVFMPTATFLCCLSCLGCCYGKYRNHSLRVWVRKVGQVVPSAMAYAWDTSPVFHRLLLWPTSHSDDITAAASGVVGDPAISFHGGQVAFFLSSAFFFTNPLPERLFPGHCDFLGQGHQLFHVFLVICTLCQIQASHLDYVGRRPLYTQLHGERGAAATIYLFQYGATQVVCVCIAVFMARKVKRLLDCRDKSK; from the exons ATGCATTG TTGCCAGTCTCCTGAAACTATCCAGCCAGCAACAACAACGGTCCCACCATCCATCAGACCATCCCTCATGGCAACGATTGTCATGGATAGGATTGGGCGTCTGTTCATCAACCTCCAGCAGGTAAGGGCGGTGCCCCAGATGCTGACAGAGGTCGCCCCCTCCATGCCCGGCACGCTACGGGACACCGAAGTTCCCGGGTTCTTCAGAGAGCGCTACATCCACGCCGGCTACCGACCGCTCCACCAGGGCtggag GTACTACTTCCTTTCGCTGTTCCAGCGTCACAACGAGACCATCAACGTGTGGACCCACCTGCTGGGgtctctccttgtcctggtcaagTTCCTCCAGCTGGCTGAGACGGTAGACTTCATCCATGATGCCCACGCCTggcccctcctcatcctcctcctgtcctccctggcCTACATGGCCTGCAGCACTGTAGCCCACCTCCTGGCCGCCAAATCAGAGTTCTACCACTACTGCTTCTTCTTCCTGGATTATGTAGGAGTGGCTCAGTATCAGTATGGCAGCGCCGTGGCTCACTTCTACTATGCTGTGGAACCAGATTACCACCAGTGGGTCTCCTCGGTCTTCATGCCCACTGCCACCTtcctctgctgcctgtcctgcctGGGCTGCTGCTATGGGAAGTATCGCAACCACAGCCTACGGGTCTGGGTCCGGAAGGTGGGGCAGGTGGTTCCCTCGGCTATGGCCTATGCCTGGGATACTAGCCCGGTGTTCCACCGCCTCCTCCTCTGGCCCACGTCGCACAGTGATGACATCACTGCCGCGGCCAGTGGCGTAGTCGGCGACCCGGCTATATCCTTCCATGGGGGCCAGGTAGCCTTCTTCCTGTCCAGTGCGTTCTTCTTCACCAACCCCCTCCCAGAGCGTCTGTTCCCAGGCCACTGTGATTTCCTGGGGCAGGGCCACCAGCTGTTCCACGTCTTCCTGGTGATCTGTACCCTCTGTCAGATCCAGGCCTCTCACCTGGACTACGTGGGCCGACGGCCACTCTACACACAGCTacacggagagagaggagcagcagCCACTATCTATCTGTTTCAGTATGGAGCCACGCAGGTGGTCTGTGTCTGTATAGCAGTCTTCATGGCGAGGAAAGTAAAACGGTTGCTTGACTGCAGAGACAAGTCCAAATGA
- the LOC139373568 gene encoding transmembrane protein 222-like, giving the protein MADVEIDTMKNYHIAFERINPDTSRYPYCIVWTPIPVLSWLLPFIGHMGICTSSGIIRDFAGPYFVSEDNMAFGRPTKYWMLDVARVYASGSNAWDTAVQDASEEYKNRMHNLCCDNCHSHVAMALNLMRYENKTSWNMINLCLLSLVHGKHVSCAGFLKTWLPFLMLLGVILTVALTINLQ; this is encoded by the exons ATGGCGGATGTCGAAATCGACACCATGAAGAATTACCACATAGCCTTTGAAAGAATAAACCCCGATACGAGTCGTTACCCCTACTGTATCGTGTGGACACCTATCCCCGTACTATC ATGGCTGCTACCATTCATTGGACACATGGGAATCTGCACCTCTTCTGGTATCATCCGGGACTTTGCTGGGCCCTACTTTGTCTCT GAAGACAACATGGCCTTTGGGAGACCAACAAA ATACTGGATGCTGGACGTAGCCAGGGTGTATGCTAGTGGCTCCAACGCCTGGGACACAGCAGTGCAAGACGCCTCAGAGGAATACAAAAACAGAATG CACAACCTCTGCTGTGACAACTGTCACTCCCATGTGGCCATGGCTCTGAACCTGATGCGCTATGAGAACAAAACCTCGTGGAACATGATCAACCTCTGTCTGCTCTCCCTAGTCCACGGAAAACATGTCAG CTGTGCAGGGTTCCTGAAGACCTGGCTTCCCTTCCTCATGTTGCTGGGTGTCATCCTAACTGTGGCTCTGACCATTAACCTGCAGTGA
- the LOC139372666 gene encoding trophoblast glycoprotein-like, which yields MPDLAPLIVLFALLCSISGRASGCPVRCECSEAAHTVKCVSKYLRSVPSGIPGYTRNLFITGNQISRIGPESFKGLDNLTTLSLSNNRITEIESQTFSGLRSLRSLDLSSNQLTVINPEAFTVPGHTLRELNLSRALYNHSSVMDLAMSLRWSTLGEIRTLDLSGNSLIYLPSHTFSYLGGLRRLILANNSLVALYNGTFSGLDSLEQLDLTFNALRTVQEEGLAELDSLCPGARLILGENPWTCICGMEPFAAWLNSSQGHVGDAESLVCAFPPDMRNISLLRLAAGVAGQAGVGGDRVALGCHRVDEGADLALQTSYVFLGIVLGFVGLVFLLVLYLNRQGIKKRINDMREACTEVLEGYHYRYEHDTDPRLSQVSTTADI from the exons ATGCCGGATTTGGCCCCACTAATTGTTTTGTTTGCGTTGCTCTGTTCAATCTCTGGGCGCGCATCCGGATGCCCTGTCCGGTGCGAATGCTCAGAAGCCGCGCACACGGTCAAGTGTGTTTCCAAATACTTGCGGAGTGTCCCGTCCGGGATACCAGGGTACACGAGGAATCTGTTTATAACGGGAAATCAGATCAGCAGAATTGGACCGGAATCGTTCAAAGGGCTGGACAATTTAACCACGTTGTCACTGAGTAACAACAG gaTAACAGAGATAGAGTCTCAGACGTTTTCCGGACTGCGTTCCCTCCGCTCTCTGGACCTGAGCTCCAACCAGCTGACTGTCATCAACCCAGAGGCCTTCACTGTCCCGGGCCACACCCTCAGGGAGCTCAACCTCAGCCGAGCTCTCTACAACCACTCCTCTGTCATGGACCTGGCTATGTCTCTTCGCTGGTCCACCCTGGGAGAGATCCGGACCCTGGACCTGTCAGGGAACAGCCTGATCTACCTGCCCTCTCACACCTTCTCCTACCTGGGGGGCCTGCGGAGGCTCATCCTGGCCAACAACTCCCTGGTGGCCCTTTACAATGGCACCTTCTCTGGGCTggactctctggagcagctggATCTGACCTTCAATGCTCTGCGGACCGTCCAGGAGGAGGGCCTGGCTGAGCTGGACTCGCTGTGTCCCGGGGCGAGACTCATTCTAGGGGAGAACCCCTGGACCTGTATCTGTGGCATGGAGCCCTTCGCTGCCTGGCTCAACTCCTCCCAGGGACATGTGGGGGACGCAGAGAGCCTGGTGTGTGCCTTCCCCCCAGACATGAGGAACATCTCTCTGCTGAGGCTGGCGGCTGGGGTGGCTGGACAGGCTGGGGTGGGCGGGGACAGGGTGGCGCTGGGGTGCCACAGGGTGGATGAAGGGGCGGACCTGGCCCTCCAGACTTCCTATGTGTTCCTAGGGATCGTCCTGGGCTTCGTGGGACTCGTCTTCCTCTTGGTCCTCTACCTCAACCGGCAGGGCATCAAGAAGAGGATCAATGACATGCGGGAAGCGTGCACAGAGGTGTTGGAGGGATACCACTACCGCTACGAGCACGACACCGACCCCAGGCTCTCACAGGTCTCCACCACGGCAGACATTTGA